The DNA window CGAATACCTCGGCCGCCCCCTGCTGCCCGGAGAGATTGTGCATCACCGCGACGGCGACAGCACCAACAATGATCCTTCAAACCTGATGGTGCTGCCCAGCCAGCGCTACCACGCCCACGTCGAATACCACCTGCGCTGTGAGCGGCGGGGGATGCCCGCCCTCTTCCCGGAGTACTTCCCCGGCGTCCGGGAGGTCTCTCTCGTCCGCGAGCCGCAGCGGGGCACCCTGTTCGAGCATGTCCTGCTGTCGGGTCCGTCCATCCGCCGTCAGTCGTAAAGCCGGTGAGTCTCTCTGACCGGCGATGGGCGCCGTGACAGCGTCGTCAGCCTCTCCGGTCTACCCTGTCAGCCAACATGATCGTCAAAGAGCACCATCCGGCCCGGTCCAGTGATCCCCTGCAGCGTGCAGGTGACGCCGCTGAAGCCCAGATGGCCCACTACCTCAAGCGGGCCTTTGGCGACGACTCTGGAATCCACGTCTTCCACAACCTGCGCTTCGAGCATGAAGGCGAGGTCGCGCAGATTGATCACCTTGTCCTGCACCGCGCGGGCATGATCATCGTCGAGAGCAAGAGCGTGACCAGCGCCGTGCGGATCAATGACCGTGACGAGTGGGCTCGGCAATGGAACGGCCGCTGGCAGGGTATGGCCTCGCCGGTGCTGCAGGCTCGGCGACAGGCCGAGCTCCTGCGCAGCTTCATGCAGGCCCACAAGGAAGGGTTGCGCAACAAGATCCTGCTGGGGCTCAAGCAGGGCGGCTTCAAGGCCTTCATGATCGACGTGGTCGTGGCGATCAGCGATCAGGGCCTGGTGGAATGTCGCGAGGGGCGCCCGGAGGTCCGCAAGGCGGATCAGGTGCCTGACCGGGTCCGAGAGCTGATGACAGAGCACAGCAAGCTCGCCCACCCGTTCAGCCGTGACAAACGTTCGGAGCAGTGGGGCTTCAACCTGGCATCCGAGGAGTTTGCCCGGATCAGTGCCTTTCTGCGGGCGAAGCACCAGG is part of the Deinococcus sp. Leaf326 genome and encodes:
- a CDS encoding HNH endonuclease, translated to MRRRKRYAQVRCNVTGKWVALHRQLMAEYLGRPLLPGEIVHHRDGDSTNNDPSNLMVLPSQRYHAHVEYHLRCERRGMPALFPEYFPGVREVSLVREPQRGTLFEHVLLSGPSIRRQS
- a CDS encoding nuclease-related domain-containing protein; its protein translation is MIVKEHHPARSSDPLQRAGDAAEAQMAHYLKRAFGDDSGIHVFHNLRFEHEGEVAQIDHLVLHRAGMIIVESKSVTSAVRINDRDEWARQWNGRWQGMASPVLQARRQAELLRSFMQAHKEGLRNKILLGLKQGGFKAFMIDVVVAISDQGLVECREGRPEVRKADQVPDRVRELMTEHSKLAHPFSRDKRSEQWGFNLASEEFARISAFLRAKHQEVKPVRCAGEEDPASSVLPAPKAVAPTHFPPSLAPSRAVSPSAVRVQCGKCQGQDVEIKFGHTYYLKCRQCDGNTPIKLTCPRCQGLQRTRKSGRQFFAECAPCQTSSLYFTNPT